The Bombus vancouverensis nearcticus chromosome 9, iyBomVanc1_principal, whole genome shotgun sequence genome includes a window with the following:
- the LOC117163499 gene encoding 4'-phosphopantetheine phosphatase encodes METLEIDDERTHSIKLPSAVEVFANLKNAQKFAIDIGLSLTKIAYYSTISYRKALYEDTGLGNSGERAYRVHEGNRLHFVKFETRYIENCLDFVKENLVNVERFYGKNIKVTGGGAYKYNALLQEKLGLIVDKEDEFACLIKGCNFLLKNISCEAFEFERHGNPEYKFQKADPNIFPYMLVNIGSGVSILKVESDKVFERVGGTATGGGTFWGLGCLLTKRKGFDELLQLAERGDHRNVDMLVKDIYAGDYSSQGLSADLIASSFGKVTYNDKGRPKYSEADLARSLLFTVSNDIGQIASLYATVHKMDKVYFGGYFLRNHPLSMHTISYSIKYWSNGKVKPLFLRHEGYLGAIGAFLYGAEQSNEYSWLENYAGSSGFKDSISTNLGIKVDQLEIDQAETAVTFCPLLKDPASYNPDTTDLAEDKEARDYWLQCLEESVDKFVAKAIHSQPHSPTAKDRATKLKEKYVNRLRYLHLQPFAYGTLTVRVLLDTIEHCMKEFDFPDPYLHQKKKENEEALTYLKSRIAVLDELEGAEKIKALILGVLSGNMFDWGAQAVATLMETTDFGFAEAQAKIPGRPWLQDDLDDWIERLKTGPPHKCAAIFVDNSGVDIVLGILPFARDLLQRGTKVILCANSMPALNDVTYPELVVTLRDAAKICKVIRQALKENRLFAMETAQASPCLDLSRLNLDLCLAMVKHNVDLIVLEGMGRTLHTNLYAKMTCECLKLAVVKNRWLALRLGGDMYAVICKYERPPTNNKVCDIEIKMKEECPSECAENATDICTCNAKG; translated from the exons atggaaACATTGGAAATCGACGATGAACGAACTCATTCCATAAAATTGCCAAGTGCTGTTGAAGTGTttgcaaatttaaaaaatgctcAAAAATTCGCGATCGACATTG GCTTATCTTTGACAAAAATAGCTTATTATTCAACGATTAGTTATCGTAAGGCATTGTATGAGGATACAGGCTTAGGAAATAGTGGAGAACGTGCATACAGAGTTCATGAAGGCAATAGGCTTCACTTTGTTAAGTTTGAAACAAGATACATTGAAAATTGTTTGGATTTTGTGAAGGAGAATTTAGTAAATGTTGAGAGGTTTTATGGTAAAAACATTAAAGTGACTGGTGGAGGAGCATATAAATATAATGCTTTGTTACAAGAAAAATTAGGTTTAAT AGTTGATAAAGAAGATGAATTCGCATGTTTAATAAAAGGCTGTAATtttttacttaaaaatataTCTTGTGAAGCATTTGAATTTGAAAGACATGGGAATCctgaatataaatttcaaaaagcTGACCCTAATATATTTCCATATATGTTAGTAAACATTGGTAGCGGTGTCAGTATTCTTAAA GTTGAATCTGATAAAGTATTTGAAAGAGTTGGTGGTACAGCTACAGGAGGTGGAACATTTTGGGGATTAGGTTGTTTGCTTACGAAAAGAAAG GGCTTTGATGAATTGCTGCAACTTGCAGAAAGAGGAGATCACCGTAATGTTGATATGTTAGTGAAGGATATTTATGCAGGCGATTATTCCTCACAAGGTTTATCTGCAGACCTTATTGCATCTTCTTTTGGCAAAGTTACTTATAATGATAAAG GAAGACCAAAGTATTCTGAGGCAGATCTTGCTAGAAGTCTTTTATTTACTGTAAGCAATGACATTGGACAAATAGCAAGTTTATATGCAACTGTACATAAAATGGATAAAGTTTACTTCGGTGGTTACTTTCTTCGTAACCACCCTCTATCAATGCATACTATTTCATATTCTATCAAATATTGGTCGAAT GGTAAGGTAAAACCTCTTTTCCTTCGTCATGAAGGTTATCTTGGTGCAATTGGGGCCTTTTTGTATGGTGCTGAACAGTCTAATGAATATAGTTGGCTGGAAAATTATGCAGGGTCTTCAGGATTTAAAGATTCAATATCTACGAATCTTGGAATTAAAGTAGATCAGTTGGAAATTGATCAAGCAGAAACTGCTGTAACATTTTGTCCACTTTTGAAAGATCCTGCATCTTACAATCCTGATACAACTGATCTTGCTGAGGATAAAGAAGCAAG AGATTATTGGCTTCAATGTCTTGAAGAATCAGTGGATAAATTTGTGGCCAAAGCTATTCACAGTCAGCCACATAGTCCAACTGCAAAAGATAGAGCAACAAAACTGAAGGAAAAATATGTTAACAGATTGCGTTATCTACATCTTCAACCATT TGCTTATGGAACACTTACAGTCAGAGTATTATTGGATACTATTGAACACTGCATGAAAGAATTCGATTTTCCTGATCCATATCTGCAT caaaagaaaaaggagaatgaAGAAGCCTTAACATATTTAAAAAGTCGTATAGCAGTTCTCGATGAATTGGAAGGAGCGGAAAAAATAAAAGCTTTGATTCTGGGAGTTCTGAGTGGTAATATGTTTGACTGGGGTGCACAAGCTGTTGCAACTTTAATGGAGACAACAGATTTTGGTTTTGCTGAAGCTCAAGCAAAAATACCGG GTAGACCTTGGCTACAAGATGATTTGGATGATTGGATAGAGAGATTGAAAACTGGTCCACCTCATAAATGTGCTGCTATTTTCGTTGACAATAGTGGAGTTGATATAGTATTGGGAATTTTACCGTTTGCTCGTGACTTATTACAACGAGGAACAAAA GTTATACTGTGCGCTAATTCTATGCCAGCATTAAATGATGTCACATATCCAGAATTGGTTGTAACATTACGAGATGCAGCAAAAATATGCAAAGTTATTAGACAAGCTCTGAAAGAAAATCGTTTGTTTGCCATGGAAACAGCTCAAGCTAGTCCCTGTCTTGATTTAAG CCGACTCAATTTAGATCTATGTCTTGCGATGGTAAAACATAACGTCGATCTTATCGTATTAGAGGGAATGGGTAGAACGCTTCATACGAATCTTTATGCAAAAATGACTTGTGAATGTCTGAAATTAGCAGTCGTTAAAAATCGATGGTTAGCACTTCGATTAGGTGGTGACATGTATGctgtaatatgtaaatatgaaCGTCCACCAACGAATAATAAAGTTTgtgatatagaaataaaaatgaaagaagaatgTCCATCAGAATGTGCAGAGAATGCAACGGACATTTGCACATGTAACGCAAAGGGATAA